One Acetobacterium sp. KB-1 DNA segment encodes these proteins:
- a CDS encoding ABC transporter ATP-binding protein produces MRRSQKFEKPQNRKGTLIQLGGYLMRYKWRLFAAIALTIGSNLLALVGPLLSGYAIDAIELGTGQVNFSQVFYYAFWMVIFYIGSAGLTYILEVLMIRVSRQVTYAMRKDVFNKLMDLPVGYFDLHQTGDVISRITYDIDTVNSSISSDLIQVASAVITVLGSFLMMLAISPKLVLVFAFTVPASIFISRYLVKKTRPLFSRRSRKLGELNGFVEEMVSGQKTLKIYDQEEHTIEKFNIKNKEAVAAYYQAEYYGSMIFPTINFINNLSLACISVFGALLYLAGAMSIGQISSFVLYSRKFSGPINEMANIMNDLQSSLAAAERVFALLNERSEARDTKKMTALTNVNGDIVLKDVRFSYDANQVIIKNLSLQVEAGKLIAIVGPTGAGKTTIINLLMRFYDTDAGNIYVDGNEVQELTRDSLRKSFAMVLQDTWIFHGTIYENLTYGKENATMAEVVQAAKAARIHSFIEHLPHGYETILSDEGTNISKGQKQLLTIARAMLLNAKMLILDEATSNVDTRTEKKIQEAMRHLMKDKTCFVIAHRLSTIQNADLILVVDQGDVVEQGTHEELMAKGGSYWQMYQAQFE; encoded by the coding sequence ATGAGACGATCACAAAAATTTGAGAAACCGCAAAACCGCAAAGGTACCCTGATCCAGTTGGGCGGCTATCTGATGCGCTATAAATGGCGATTGTTTGCGGCCATTGCCTTAACCATTGGAAGTAACCTCCTGGCACTGGTGGGGCCATTGCTTTCGGGTTACGCCATTGATGCCATCGAACTGGGAACCGGTCAGGTCAATTTTTCGCAGGTGTTTTATTACGCCTTCTGGATGGTCATTTTTTATATCGGCTCAGCCGGACTGACCTATATTCTGGAAGTGCTGATGATCCGGGTCAGCCGTCAGGTTACCTATGCGATGCGCAAGGATGTCTTTAATAAGCTGATGGATCTGCCGGTGGGGTATTTTGATCTGCATCAGACGGGCGACGTTATCAGCCGGATTACCTATGACATTGATACGGTCAATAGTTCGATTTCCAGCGACCTGATTCAGGTAGCTTCAGCAGTTATCACCGTTCTGGGTTCATTTTTGATGATGCTGGCGATTTCGCCTAAATTGGTGCTTGTTTTTGCTTTTACCGTACCGGCATCGATTTTTATATCCCGTTACCTGGTTAAAAAAACCCGGCCCCTTTTTAGTCGGCGATCCCGAAAATTGGGGGAACTCAATGGCTTTGTGGAGGAAATGGTATCGGGCCAAAAGACCTTGAAAATTTATGACCAGGAAGAGCATACCATTGAGAAATTCAATATTAAGAATAAAGAAGCGGTAGCGGCTTATTATCAGGCCGAATACTACGGCAGTATGATTTTTCCCACCATTAATTTTATTAACAACCTGTCTTTGGCCTGCATCAGTGTCTTTGGTGCACTATTATATCTGGCCGGAGCGATGTCGATTGGGCAGATTTCCTCCTTTGTGTTGTACTCCCGAAAGTTTTCCGGACCCATTAATGAGATGGCCAATATCATGAACGATCTGCAGTCGTCCCTGGCAGCGGCTGAACGGGTCTTTGCCTTGCTAAATGAACGGTCAGAGGCCAGAGATACAAAAAAAATGACAGCACTGACCAATGTAAATGGCGATATTGTTCTTAAAGATGTCCGGTTTAGCTATGATGCCAATCAGGTAATTATTAAAAACCTCAGCTTGCAGGTAGAGGCGGGCAAGCTGATTGCCATCGTCGGCCCGACCGGGGCCGGGAAAACCACCATTATTAATCTGTTGATGCGCTTTTATGATACTGACGCCGGGAATATTTATGTCGATGGTAATGAGGTCCAGGAACTGACCCGGGACAGTCTGAGAAAATCCTTTGCTATGGTGCTTCAAGATACCTGGATTTTTCATGGTACGATTTATGAAAACCTGACTTATGGTAAAGAGAATGCCACAATGGCCGAGGTGGTGCAGGCGGCCAAAGCTGCCCGCATTCATTCGTTTATTGAGCATCTGCCCCATGGCTATGAAACTATTTTGAGTGATGAAGGAACCAATATTTCCAAGGGCCAGAAGCAGCTCTTGACGATTGCTCGGGCGATGTTGTTAAATGCCAAAATGCTGATCCTCGATGAGGCCACTTCCAACGTCGATACTCGCACCGAGAAAAAGATCCAGGAGGCCATGCGTCATCTGATGAAAGATAAAACCTGTTTTGTCATTGCTCATCGGTTGTCAACGATCCAGAATGCCGACTTGATTCTGGTAGTGGATCAGGGTGATGTGGTGGAACAGGGAACTCACGAAGAACTGATGGCGAAGGGCGGCAGTTATTGGCAGATGTATCAGGCGCAGTTTGAGTAA
- a CDS encoding methyl-accepting chemotaxis protein, with product MKWFYNMKIRNKLLVGFILVALVIGVVGYMGISNINKLDAASQNSYENVTVPISELGEIAALFQRLRINVRDIIIENDVQVNQKNINSFEANNKEIDEFIVLFQEKKQAEAVNEAFQTFIEARKKMAPEFEKVINLGSQNKNNEALALMQEGGSAYIASQNVQMALDQVIQIKLEKSRETAEANAALARQVSTTMVIVIVFGVIFAIILGIGIAAVICKPLKKSVYMLKEMSRGHLGERLGMNTNDEIGQMAAAMDGFADNLQNMVIGTMNQISEGDVSANIEEVDDAKDEITPALKRTIETIRALIFEVGMLSQAAIQGRLSTRGYSEAFSGGFKEVVDGMNETMDAVVNPLNMAADYVEKIGKGQIPDKITDTYYGDFNTIKNNINACIDGLRALTEGRRVLTKLSVNDYSETIQDDYSGIYGEIAQAINGVHERLIRIVAVSTHIANGDMSDLETLKDIGKRSDNDTLNPSLIRMIENIVSLVEETKSMSHLAVAGDLSNRGDVDRFQGEFAKVIEGFNLTMDAIIEPVIEASNTLSELSSGNLNTEMTGNYQGDHAQIKSALNSTIAFLKAYVDEITDTLRAIGQGNLNLYISNEYLGDFQAIKTCLNGITETLNETMGEINEAASQVEAGARQISDGGQALSQGTTEQASAIQQLNASIEEVAGETKKNAINANEANDRALEVRSSAEVGNEQMGNMVTAMLDINESSKNISKIIKVIDDIAFQTNILALNAAVEAARAGQHGKGFAVVAEEVRNLAARSAEAAKETTVLIEGSINRVDAGTKIANETAESLAEILQEIEKVTGLVGNIAQASNDQATEIAQITQGVEQVSIVVQTNSATAEESAAAGEELSGQAEMLKQMVGTFKLKNNTTDCGTASKPQIQRQATQAEVLSEMPQIILDDMENDKY from the coding sequence ATGAAATGGTTTTATAATATGAAAATTAGAAATAAGCTCTTAGTCGGGTTTATTCTGGTAGCTTTAGTTATCGGAGTTGTGGGTTATATGGGTATTTCAAATATTAACAAACTCGATGCAGCAAGTCAGAATTCTTATGAGAATGTGACGGTTCCGATTTCTGAACTCGGTGAGATTGCGGCACTGTTTCAGCGCTTACGCATTAATGTAAGGGATATTATCATCGAAAATGATGTTCAGGTTAATCAAAAAAATATCAATTCATTTGAAGCAAACAACAAGGAAATTGACGAATTTATTGTTTTGTTTCAAGAAAAAAAGCAAGCTGAAGCGGTGAATGAAGCCTTCCAGACGTTTATTGAGGCCCGCAAGAAAATGGCGCCGGAGTTTGAAAAGGTCATAAATTTGGGGTCCCAAAACAAAAATAATGAGGCGCTGGCACTGATGCAAGAAGGTGGTTCGGCATATATTGCCTCCCAGAATGTTCAAATGGCCCTGGATCAGGTCATTCAAATAAAGTTAGAGAAAAGTAGAGAAACCGCTGAGGCGAATGCAGCTCTTGCCAGACAGGTGTCGACGACGATGGTGATTGTAATCGTTTTTGGTGTAATTTTTGCAATTATCTTGGGGATTGGGATAGCTGCGGTTATCTGCAAACCACTCAAAAAATCAGTATATATGTTAAAAGAAATGAGCCGGGGACATTTAGGCGAACGGCTGGGCATGAACACAAACGATGAGATCGGCCAGATGGCAGCGGCCATGGACGGATTTGCCGATAATCTGCAGAATATGGTCATCGGCACCATGAATCAGATTTCTGAAGGCGATGTATCAGCCAATATTGAAGAAGTGGATGATGCCAAAGATGAAATTACCCCGGCACTAAAGCGAACCATTGAGACGATCCGAGCCCTTATTTTCGAAGTTGGCATGCTTTCTCAGGCGGCCATCCAGGGACGACTAAGTACCCGGGGCTATTCAGAGGCGTTTAGCGGCGGGTTTAAAGAGGTTGTTGACGGCATGAATGAAACCATGGATGCGGTAGTGAATCCCCTTAACATGGCGGCAGATTATGTTGAAAAAATAGGCAAAGGACAAATCCCGGATAAAATTACCGACACCTATTATGGGGATTTTAACACCATCAAAAATAATATAAATGCCTGTATTGACGGATTGAGAGCGCTTACCGAAGGACGTCGGGTGCTCACAAAACTAAGCGTGAATGACTACTCGGAAACCATTCAAGACGATTATTCGGGGATCTATGGCGAGATCGCCCAGGCCATTAATGGCGTTCACGAACGGCTGATCCGTATTGTTGCCGTTTCAACCCACATTGCCAATGGTGATATGAGCGATCTGGAAACACTGAAAGACATTGGTAAGCGCAGCGATAATGATACCTTAAACCCAAGCTTAATAAGAATGATTGAAAACATTGTCAGTTTAGTCGAAGAAACCAAATCCATGTCCCATCTGGCTGTGGCAGGTGATCTTAGTAATCGTGGTGATGTGGATAGGTTCCAGGGTGAGTTTGCAAAAGTGATCGAGGGTTTTAATCTTACCATGGATGCTATTATAGAGCCTGTTATTGAAGCATCGAATACACTTAGTGAACTGTCCAGTGGAAATCTTAACACCGAAATGACCGGAAATTATCAGGGCGATCACGCGCAGATAAAAAGCGCATTAAACAGCACCATTGCATTTCTTAAGGCCTATGTGGATGAAATCACTGATACGCTAAGAGCGATCGGCCAGGGCAATCTGAATCTGTATATTAGCAATGAATACCTGGGTGACTTCCAGGCCATTAAAACCTGTCTCAATGGGATCACTGAAACCTTAAACGAAACAATGGGCGAAATTAATGAAGCGGCCAGTCAGGTTGAAGCCGGTGCCAGGCAGATCTCGGATGGGGGTCAGGCGCTTTCACAGGGAACAACTGAGCAGGCCAGTGCTATCCAGCAGCTCAATGCATCCATTGAAGAGGTGGCTGGGGAAACTAAAAAAAATGCTATCAATGCCAACGAAGCCAATGATCGGGCGCTTGAAGTGCGCAGTAGCGCTGAGGTTGGCAATGAACAGATGGGGAACATGGTAACCGCCATGTTGGATATTAACGAATCGTCCAAAAATATTTCGAAAATTATCAAGGTGATTGATGACATTGCCTTCCAAACCAATATTCTGGCCTTGAATGCCGCGGTGGAAGCGGCCCGCGCCGGACAGCATGGCAAAGGATTTGCAGTGGTTGCCGAAGAAGTCCGTAATCTGGCGGCCCGTAGTGCCGAAGCGGCTAAGGAAACCACGGTGCTCATCGAAGGCTCCATTAATCGGGTCGATGCGGGGACAAAAATTGCCAATGAAACGGCCGAAAGCCTGGCGGAGATTCTCCAAGAAATTGAAAAAGTAACCGGACTAGTCGGTAACATTGCGCAGGCCTCCAATGATCAGGCCACGGAAATTGCCCAGATTACTCAGGGTGTTGAACAGGTATCTATTGTGGTTCAAACTAATTCGGCTACCGCCGAAGAAAGCGCAGCAGCGGGCGAAGAACTCTCCGGTCAAGCTGAAATGTTAAAACAAATGGTCGGGACTTTCAAACTTAAGAATAATACCACCGATTGCGGCACCGCGTCAAAACCCCAGATTCAAAGGCAGGCAACTCAGGCGGAAGTGCTTTCGGAAATGCCTCAAATTATTCTGGACGATATGGAAAATGATAAATATTAA
- a CDS encoding class I SAM-dependent methyltransferase, producing the protein MNNCQATKEYFNNIAKKWDSICQHDPYKISAILTLAGIKKASRILDIATGTGILIPHLLKQEPAEIVAIDLSEQMIIQAQKNYKSQLVHFENANFYAFDQKGFDFAIVYSAYPHFENKEALMLQLSSCLKPGGRFMIAHSESKETINGRHSGEHVKMVSTTLNDVMTESEKFRACFSVDIMVDTEALYIISGRKL; encoded by the coding sequence GTGAATAATTGTCAAGCGACAAAAGAGTATTTTAATAACATTGCAAAAAAATGGGACAGTATCTGTCAGCATGATCCCTACAAGATTTCCGCGATTCTGACCCTGGCAGGAATAAAAAAGGCTAGTCGGATTCTGGATATTGCAACCGGGACAGGGATACTGATTCCACATTTATTAAAGCAAGAACCAGCTGAGATTGTTGCCATTGATTTATCAGAACAAATGATCATTCAGGCACAGAAGAATTACAAGAGTCAGCTGGTTCATTTTGAAAATGCCAATTTTTATGCGTTTGATCAGAAGGGATTTGATTTTGCCATCGTCTATAGTGCTTATCCCCATTTTGAAAACAAAGAAGCCTTGATGCTGCAATTATCGTCCTGCCTGAAACCAGGGGGACGGTTTATGATTGCCCACAGTGAAAGCAAAGAGACGATCAATGGCCGACATTCGGGTGAACATGTAAAAATGGTTTCAACGACTTTAAATGACGTGATGACAGAATCGGAAAAATTCCGGGCCTGTTTTTCCGTTGATATAATGGTGGATACCGAAGCCTTATATATTATTTCAGGACGAAAATTATAA
- a CDS encoding methyltransferase — MFNDDVLLNKPIVETDPLYQFLNTCSRSFKQFKILDTAIKRGFFNHLDEWKSAVDLAKVLGTNPDLTDCICMSLAEIGFIEQSGEVFKNSELSTCYFKSESPYFQGEVLFNIKNGFSLWERLDEVIENGPIKVSEADYFKDNLIHSLASEIMCGELQKTTSLIASLPEFSRAEKLLDLGGGHGLYSVALSRLNQNLEIDIYDFPDVIEATQKYLEKYDAHRINLKPGNLFMDAIGNDYDLLLFSYNPGGKNPELVPKIFSALKEGGLFISKHVFYGKDEGSRDPLLDLEYNLSDFEGVKKGRKIYSFARDLTFEAYLSLLEQYFTIVQIVETEDFATEPLSKFGDALEAKMIIAKKKAKKQCVERDEVEVIGG; from the coding sequence GTGTTTAATGATGATGTGTTGCTTAATAAACCAATAGTGGAAACGGATCCATTGTATCAATTCCTGAATACCTGCTCGAGGAGTTTTAAACAGTTTAAAATTCTCGATACTGCGATAAAGCGAGGCTTTTTTAATCATCTGGATGAATGGAAATCAGCAGTTGATTTAGCAAAAGTGTTGGGTACCAATCCAGATTTGACCGATTGTATATGTATGAGTCTGGCTGAAATCGGTTTTATTGAGCAGAGCGGCGAGGTGTTTAAGAACTCAGAACTCAGCACATGCTATTTTAAAAGTGAGTCGCCGTATTTTCAGGGAGAAGTGCTGTTTAACATCAAAAATGGTTTTTCACTCTGGGAAAGACTTGATGAAGTAATAGAAAATGGACCGATCAAAGTAAGCGAAGCTGATTATTTTAAGGACAATCTGATTCATTCCCTCGCCTCTGAAATTATGTGTGGGGAGCTGCAAAAAACTACAAGTCTAATCGCATCATTGCCCGAATTTTCCAGGGCAGAAAAACTGCTGGATCTGGGCGGGGGACACGGTCTTTATTCAGTCGCGTTGAGTCGGCTTAACCAGAATCTCGAGATCGATATTTATGATTTTCCCGATGTTATTGAGGCGACCCAAAAATATCTGGAAAAATATGATGCCCATCGAATTAATTTAAAACCGGGTAATCTTTTTATGGACGCTATTGGTAATGACTATGATCTGCTATTGTTCTCCTACAATCCGGGCGGAAAAAACCCGGAGCTGGTGCCGAAGATTTTTTCGGCGCTGAAAGAAGGGGGCTTATTTATTAGCAAGCACGTTTTCTATGGCAAGGATGAAGGATCGAGAGATCCGCTGCTTGATCTTGAGTATAATCTTTCAGATTTTGAAGGTGTTAAAAAGGGCCGAAAAATCTATAGTTTTGCTAGAGATCTGACATTTGAAGCCTATCTTAGCTTGCTTGAACAGTATTTTACGATTGTCCAGATTGTTGAGACTGAAGACTTTGCCACAGAACCGCTGTCAAAATTTGGCGATGCATTGGAGGCAAAGATGATTATTGCAAAAAAGAAAGCTAAAAAGCAGTGTGTCGAGCGGGATGAGGTTGAAGTGATTGGGGGTTGA
- the nikB gene encoding nickel ABC transporter permease — translation MYRYIGKRLCLLLIVIIGVTVLTFTLMHAAPGDMAEMIAISRYGVENLTTAEVEAIRLSEGLDSPVMVQYFHWLTHMISGDFGNSLITGEPVMEEILIRLPATLKLSFAALLVSLVIAIPAGVIAASKQHSLMDHLTMSSALIGTSVPNFWLGLLLILLFSVTLGWFPVFGYGGLRYMVLPALTLGAGLAGITTRLTRSSMLEVLNQDYVTTARSKGLSERRIIFKHALKNAFIPIITVIGIQLGHLLGGTVIVESIFAWPGIGKLLVDSIYARDFATVQACALLFAIIFVLINLIVDILYLFLNPKISYQKE, via the coding sequence ATGTACCGCTATATCGGTAAACGTTTATGCTTGTTATTGATTGTCATAATCGGGGTAACCGTCCTGACCTTTACACTGATGCATGCGGCGCCGGGGGATATGGCGGAAATGATTGCCATTTCCCGCTATGGGGTAGAAAACCTGACAACCGCAGAGGTGGAAGCAATCCGGCTGTCAGAAGGTCTGGATTCACCGGTAATGGTGCAGTATTTTCATTGGCTGACTCATATGATCAGCGGTGATTTTGGCAACTCACTGATTACCGGAGAACCGGTTATGGAAGAAATTCTGATCCGCTTACCGGCCACCCTGAAATTATCATTTGCTGCGCTGCTGGTATCGCTGGTAATTGCGATTCCGGCCGGTGTGATTGCGGCATCCAAACAGCATTCACTGATGGATCATCTAACCATGTCCAGCGCCTTGATCGGAACCAGTGTTCCGAATTTTTGGCTGGGACTCCTGTTAATTCTGCTATTTTCGGTTACCCTGGGATGGTTTCCGGTTTTTGGCTATGGTGGCCTTCGTTATATGGTGTTACCGGCACTGACACTGGGAGCGGGACTGGCGGGCATTACCACCCGCCTGACCCGCTCCAGCATGCTGGAGGTACTCAATCAGGATTATGTTACCACGGCCCGGTCAAAAGGATTGTCGGAGCGGCGGATCATTTTCAAACATGCCTTAAAAAATGCCTTTATCCCGATCATCACCGTAATTGGCATTCAACTGGGTCATTTGTTGGGTGGAACAGTGATTGTCGAGTCGATTTTTGCCTGGCCGGGAATTGGCAAGCTTCTGGTTGATTCAATTTACGCCCGGGATTTTGCCACGGTTCAGGCCTGTGCCTTGTTGTTTGCGATTATTTTTGTCCTGATCAACCTGATTGTGGATATTCTTTATCTGTTTTTGAATCCTAAAATAAGTTACCAGAAGGAATAA
- the nikC gene encoding nickel transporter permease, whose translation MMIRDILKNKMALSGLLIITMLILVALLAPVLAPHDPYEQLLEKALMAPCWDYPFGTDEYGRCVLSRIIFGTQTALFIGLSVTVVSAFVGVGIGLTAGFYGGHFDEFLMRIVDVFLAFPGLILALVVAGLLGPGLPNVIFALALVGWMGYARVVRGAVLAEKEKEFVETARSLGASDGYIIFLHLLPNIISPVIVMASIGIGQAILGAAALSFLGIGVQPPTAMWGSMLSYGKDYLQSAPYLTIFPGVIIMVTVLAFNFLGDGLRDVCDPRYGKVIEE comes from the coding sequence ATGATGATACGTGATATTCTAAAAAATAAGATGGCACTCAGCGGACTGCTCATTATCACGATGCTGATTCTGGTGGCGCTATTGGCACCGGTTCTGGCACCTCATGATCCCTATGAGCAATTACTGGAAAAGGCATTGATGGCGCCTTGTTGGGATTATCCCTTTGGTACCGATGAGTACGGTCGTTGTGTTTTAAGCCGGATCATCTTCGGAACCCAGACGGCCTTGTTTATCGGTTTGAGTGTGACCGTGGTCTCAGCTTTTGTTGGGGTGGGGATCGGGTTGACCGCAGGGTTTTACGGTGGTCACTTTGATGAATTTCTGATGCGCATTGTGGATGTGTTTCTGGCCTTTCCCGGGTTGATTCTGGCGCTGGTGGTAGCGGGTTTGCTGGGGCCGGGGCTGCCAAACGTTATTTTTGCTCTGGCTTTAGTTGGCTGGATGGGTTATGCCCGGGTCGTCAGAGGGGCGGTTCTGGCCGAAAAAGAGAAAGAGTTCGTCGAAACCGCGCGCTCCCTTGGTGCCAGTGATGGTTACATCATCTTTTTGCATCTGCTGCCCAATATTATTTCGCCGGTGATTGTGATGGCCAGTATTGGCATCGGTCAGGCCATTCTGGGAGCGGCGGCTCTGAGTTTTCTCGGAATCGGGGTACAGCCACCGACAGCGATGTGGGGTTCGATGCTGAGTTACGGCAAAGACTATCTCCAGTCAGCCCCTTATTTAACGATTTTTCCGGGCGTGATTATTATGGTGACGGTACTGGCTTTTAACTTTCTGGGGGATGGGTTAAGAGATGTCTGTGACCCCCGGTATGGAAAAGTGATCGAAGAATAG
- a CDS encoding ABC transporter ATP-binding protein, whose translation MELTLLSIKNLNTAFKTRNGEVQACKNIDLDIEVGQTVGIIGETGCGKSVLGMSILKLLPYNARVTGEIRYLEQNLLTLSDQAMREIRGGGIGLLPQSPSTSLNPAMKIGTQIEEGLVLHRKMGKPAAKQKAVDMLTFLGIKKAKKVSEQFPHQLSGGMKQRALAAISITGEPRLLIADEPTKGLDAIVKTQVVELLKQLKAETGAALLLITHDLKVAECLCDKIVVMYSGEIIEMAATQKILKKPAHPYTKGLLQSLPEAGMTPIPGQSPSLSQVISGCRFYDRCEIRQAACQHQRVPLSVVNGSQVRCLYAD comes from the coding sequence ATGGAGTTGACATTACTGAGCATAAAAAATCTGAATACCGCATTTAAAACGCGAAATGGGGAAGTGCAGGCCTGTAAAAATATCGATCTGGACATTGAAGTGGGTCAAACCGTGGGAATTATAGGCGAAACCGGCTGTGGAAAATCGGTGCTGGGGATGTCGATCTTAAAGTTGTTGCCCTATAATGCCAGGGTCACCGGCGAAATCCGGTATCTGGAACAGAACTTGCTAACCTTATCGGATCAGGCGATGCGGGAAATTCGCGGCGGCGGCATTGGTCTTTTGCCCCAGAGTCCGTCAACTTCTCTGAATCCGGCGATGAAAATCGGCACACAGATCGAGGAAGGACTGGTTCTTCACCGAAAAATGGGTAAGCCGGCCGCCAAACAGAAAGCGGTGGACATGCTTACTTTTCTGGGGATTAAAAAAGCAAAAAAAGTCAGCGAACAATTTCCCCACCAGTTAAGTGGCGGAATGAAACAGCGGGCGTTGGCAGCCATCAGCATTACCGGAGAACCCCGGCTTCTGATTGCCGATGAGCCCACCAAAGGGTTGGATGCCATTGTCAAAACTCAGGTGGTTGAGCTGCTAAAGCAATTGAAAGCGGAAACAGGCGCCGCCTTACTTTTAATCACTCATGATCTGAAAGTGGCTGAATGTCTTTGTGATAAAATCGTGGTAATGTATTCGGGGGAAATCATTGAAATGGCAGCGACCCAAAAAATTCTTAAAAAGCCCGCACATCCGTATACCAAGGGGCTGTTACAGTCTTTGCCGGAGGCTGGAATGACGCCAATCCCCGGACAAAGCCCGAGTTTGAGTCAGGTGATTTCAGGTTGCCGCTTTTATGACCGCTGTGAAATCAGACAGGCAGCCTGCCAGCATCAAAGGGTACCCTTGAGCGTGGTAAACGGTTCTCAGGTAAGGTGTTTATATGCTGATTAG
- a CDS encoding ABC transporter ATP-binding protein, whose product MLIRVENLCKHYKTGNMHAKQQSVLEQLNFSIAQGQTLGLIGESGCGKSTLARTMLGLTPPSGGKIFLNEQEVLTQRGSLKKEFCGKMQIIFQHPESALNPRMKIAQSLAEPRRIQQRYAKNLAAQEDMDSLLKQVGLSEEHLSRYPHELSGGQIQRVVLARILSLNPEFLVADEPTSMLDVSVQAQVLHILKENQKKHGIGLLFISHDLEVVRWMSDQIAVMYKGQIVEMAPAADLYNHPRHPYSQLLVESSLAHQPVWETKNTEPLRPEGGNGCQFFQHCCQSEEACKNKPALHEKAPGHTVACWKASL is encoded by the coding sequence ATGCTGATTAGAGTAGAAAACCTATGCAAACATTACAAAACTGGAAACATGCATGCAAAACAGCAGTCGGTGCTTGAACAGCTGAACTTCTCGATTGCCCAGGGCCAAACCCTGGGGTTGATTGGTGAAAGTGGCTGTGGCAAGTCCACGCTGGCGAGAACCATGCTGGGACTGACACCGCCCTCCGGAGGAAAGATATTTTTAAATGAACAAGAAGTTTTAACCCAACGGGGAAGCTTGAAAAAAGAGTTTTGTGGGAAAATGCAGATTATTTTCCAACATCCGGAAAGCGCACTAAACCCGCGGATGAAGATTGCGCAGAGTCTGGCTGAGCCCCGGCGGATTCAGCAGCGGTACGCAAAAAACTTGGCTGCACAGGAGGACATGGACAGTCTTTTGAAACAGGTGGGTTTGAGTGAAGAGCATCTAAGCCGCTATCCCCATGAACTCAGTGGCGGACAAATTCAGCGGGTGGTGCTGGCGCGGATTCTATCACTCAATCCAGAATTTCTGGTGGCGGATGAACCCACCTCGATGCTGGATGTCTCGGTACAGGCCCAGGTGCTTCACATTTTAAAAGAAAATCAGAAAAAACATGGAATTGGGTTATTGTTTATCTCTCATGATCTGGAAGTCGTCCGATGGATGAGCGATCAGATTGCGGTGATGTACAAAGGCCAGATTGTAGAAATGGCCCCAGCCGCAGACTTGTATAACCATCCCCGACATCCCTACAGCCAGTTGCTGGTAGAATCATCACTAGCCCATCAGCCGGTTTGGGAGACAAAAAACACAGAACCACTGCGGCCGGAGGGGGGCAATGGCTGTCAGTTTTTTCAGCATTGTTGCCAATCTGAAGAAGCCTGCAAAAACAAACCGGCACTGCACGAAAAAGCACCTGGTCATACAGTAGCCTGCTGGAAAGCGTCGTTATAA